The sequence TGCTATTTTGCAAGTGGTTAGCAAGGATCTTATCAACCTTTGCTCTAGCATGGGCGGTAAACTTTTTTGTTGACAAAACCACTTAATCATACAAGGGAGGAGAAATTATGAATGGAGCGGCAGCGAATAGAAACAATAATGACTTTACGCCTTTAACTCCATACGAAACAAGTCAGATATCGCTGATACGGGATTGGAAAAATCAAGAGCCATGGGTGATATCGAAAACGTTTGGAATTGTGGTAAGTCCCTTATCGTGGGTAGTTAGGAATTTAATACCGGAGGCTGTAATAAGAGGTGTGCTGGATGGCGCAAATGCTGTCTCACAATACTTTGCCGATTGTAATGATATCAAAAGGGATGGTCAGGTAAATTCCATAAAGGAATTGAGAACGAAAGACTTGCAGCTTTCGGATAAATTAGCTAATGAGGTTCATAACTGGGCAATAGGTTTAGCTGCAGCTGAAGGTGTAGGAACTGGTTTAATTGGTCTTCCGGGAATGGTAGCAGACATTCCTGCAATTATTACGATTGCTTTAAGAACAATACATAAAATAGCCCTGTGCTATGGATACGAAGTTGAAACAAAGGAAGATAAGGATTTTATCTTAGGAATATTAGCTGCATCTGGGGCAAATACTGTCAAGGAAAAGATTTCTGCATTATATACCCTTAGAACTATCGAGGTTATGATCGCAAGGACGACTAAAAGGAAGGCACTTCAAGCGATACCCGCGATCGGACTTTTAATTGGATGCTCTGCTAATGCCTGGTATATTAAAGAAGTTGGCTGGGCAGCTAGGCGGGCATATCAAGAGAGATGGTTAATCGATAACCATAAGATTATCGATATTTAGGTAGAGTACATGATAAGGCTATAAGAGGAAAAGGGGGGCCGCGGCGATTTTTTTGTAAATTGGGAGTGTCCCACAAACTGTGTAAATGGAATAATCTAACAATAATTGGTGTATAATAATGCTTTTATTTACTCGCAGGATAGGGCAACGCTGGGGAGCGACCCGAGCGGCGAGTGAAGTTTGGCAGGGCGGTTTCCTATAGGAACCGCCTTTTACGACCGCCCTAGAAAACAAAAGCGATAAATCCCGGGGGCCTGGGGCAGAGCCCCTGGGCTATATAGCCATTTTACCCTGTAGCCGATCCTCAAAGAAGATCATCAACTGTCCGAATATTACTCCCCAGTTTCGGATCGGCATACTCCATTTCTTGGATATTTCCTGCATTGACATATAGACTGGATGAATGGCTGCTTGATGACATGACAGTGCAGCGCAAACAACGGCATACGGCTAAACGCATTTACAGCCGTCTGCAGGAAATATATGGATCATTTGATGTATCGTACCGCACTATTGCTTCCTATGTGAAAAGTCGCAAAGCCCAGATTTATGATGATAACGAATGTTTCTTGCCCTCGAACATCCTGCCGGTGAAGCCCAGGTTGATTTTGGTGAAGCAGACTTTTATGAGCGCGGCGTTCTCATCCATGTCTATTATCTAACCGTTTCCTATCCGTATAGCAATGGCGGCTACACCCAGCTATTTAAGGGGGCAAATCTAGAGTGCCTGCTGGAAGGGCTCAAGAATATCTTTGCTTACGTCGGGGGCGTGCCACGACGTATCTGGCTGGACAACCTTAGCCCGGTAGTAGCGAAAATTCTTTACAACTGGTAGTATAGTACCGCAATCTGGAATTTATAAGTGCACTAAATGCGGTAATGAAATTACCTGTGTTAAAGGTGAGACTGTACCACCATGTAGAAAATGTTATAATACAAGTTTTGTTCTGGTTAGGCCAACTCGTTAAAAAGTAAAAAGAATCTGGTTATTCTTGGGTCAGGGGTGATCGCCTCTGACTCTTTACATACTGACTATAATTCAGGCTTGTTGTCGGGATCAAACTTGACATGTTTTAAAAATTGTCTTATTTCCATTCAAAGCATTGGCCAAAAGGCTAAATCTCACCCTGTTAAATTACAGCAGGGTCTTAATTTTCAGCGGGGTTATACGATAATATTCATATAAACTGTTTTTCCCAGCAAATCAGCAATTTAACGGCAAAGGTGATACTTTCAATGAAACACTGCTTCAGCCCGACACCCTTGCCCATATGCTCATCCTTGTCCGCGACTAAAGGAGTGAGTTTTATGCATGATACCGACATAAAGCTCGGCGAAGTCACGCAAAAAGCACTGGAGCTGATGGAGACCATCGACGAGGCACTTGTGCATATGAATAAGCAGATGGATGAGTTGCGCCTAGAAGATTTCTGGCCGCTCTTTCGCGACTTTTTGCTGGCTATAATGACGCTGGCGGATAACTGGGAGTACTATGTCATGTCAGACAGCCACCGTCAACGTATTGCCGAGGCGACCCGCGCCTTCGCGGCGGCGTATGGTGAATTTGACAAAATCGCCACGAGTGGCCAAGCACTGGCTATTCAGGCAGCGCTAAGCGACCGGTTAATCCCAGCTTATCATGCCTGGAAGACGGCATT is a genomic window of Thermosinus carboxydivorans Nor1 containing:
- a CDS encoding EcsC family protein — translated: MNGAAANRNNNDFTPLTPYETSQISLIRDWKNQEPWVISKTFGIVVSPLSWVVRNLIPEAVIRGVLDGANAVSQYFADCNDIKRDGQVNSIKELRTKDLQLSDKLANEVHNWAIGLAAAEGVGTGLIGLPGMVADIPAIITIALRTIHKIALCYGYEVETKEDKDFILGILAASGANTVKEKISALYTLRTIEVMIARTTKRKALQAIPAIGLLIGCSANAWYIKEVGWAARRAYQERWLIDNHKIIDI